A window from Limanda limanda chromosome 14, fLimLim1.1, whole genome shotgun sequence encodes these proteins:
- the eral1 gene encoding GTPase Era, mitochondrial, translating to MYLRACSRVVRDTAVLCTRPLVSARQGSASWFLTAGNAACSRGGRNGFIFTPACFITSEAFLNRLMKGKAAEADGSFYRLPASVPPDSGEQLSLLLRPPDQPDNAKVLKVAILGAPNAGKSTLTNQLLRTKVFAVSKKVHTTRARALGVLTEDDTQIILLDTPGLTTPSKVKRHQLEKSLLVDPWNTVKEADLMVVVVDVADRWMSRTLDFEVLKCLAQHPDIPAVLVLNKVDLVKSKDKLLESTVELTCGVVNGRRMRVRPVIKPPWAEKRPERDSELSLDEDMAGPEGSSEPNSTLNKEHLKELRSQQGWPHFKDVFMLSSLDKEDVETLKSYFMVAAKPGSWQYHSEVLTDQSPEEVCTNIIREKLLEYLPQEVPYSMTQAIELWYDSENGELDISVKLYAKKESHMSMVIGPAGQMVARIAREAGEDLSQVYLREVRLKLSVKLSK from the exons ATGTATCTGAGAGCGTGTTCTCGGGTTGTGAGGGACACCGCGGTCCTGTGCACACGGCCCCTCGTGTCTGCTCGACAGGGAAGTGCGTCATGGTTCCTCACAGCGG GAAACGCcgcctgcagcagaggagggaggaatggATTTATCTTCACGCCTGCCTGTTTTATTACATCAGAGGCGTTTCTCAATAGACTGATGAAAGGcaaagcagcagaagcagaTGGCAGCTTTTATCGCCTCCCAGCATCAGTTCCGCCGGACAGCG gtgaacaactgtctctgctgctgagacCTCCAGATCAGCCTGACAACGCAAAGGTTTTGAAAGTGGCGATATTAGGTGCCCCGAATGCTGGGAAGTCCACGTTGACAAACCAGCTCCTTCGCACAAAG GTGTTTGCTGTGTCCAAAAAAGTACACACGACACGGGCACGTGCTTTGGGCGTCCTAACAGAGGATGATACACAGATA ATTTTACTGGACACTCCTGGTCTCACTACTCCTTCAAAGGTTAAAAG ACATCAGCTCGAGAAGTCTTTGCTTGTGGATCCCTGGAACACAGTCAAAGAAGCTGACCTga TGGTCGTGGTGGTGGATGTGGCAGACAGATGGATGAGCAGGACACTTGACTTTGAGGTGCTCAAATGTCTGGCCCAGCACCCAGACATCCCAGCAGTCCTGGTCCTCAATAAG gtggaCCTGGTGAAATCGAAGGACAAGCTGCTTGAGAGCACAGTAGAGTTGACATGTGGAGTGGTGAATGGACGCAGAATGCGGGTCAGGCCGGTGATCAAGCCTCCATGGGCTGAAAAGAGGCCAGAGAGAGATTCAGAGTTGTCGCTTGACGAGGACATGGCAGGGCCCGAGGGGAGCAGTGAGCCAAACTCTACACTGAACAAAGAGCATCTCAAGGAGCTGAGGAGCCAGCAGGGCTGGCCTCACTTCAAAGATGTCTTCATGCTGTCTTCTTTGGACAAAGAGGACGTGGAGACACTAAAG AGTTACTTCATGGTCGCCGCCAAGCCAGGATCGTGGCAGTACCACAGTGAGGTCCTTACGGATCAGAGTCCTGAGGAAGTTTGTACCAACATCATCAGAGAGAAGCTTCTGGAGTATCTGCCGCAGGAAGTGCCTTACTCAATGACACAG GCTATTGAGCTCTGGTACGATAGTGAAAATGGTGAACTGGATATTTCAGTGAAACTTTATGCCAAGAAAGAATCTCACATG TCGATGGTGATCGGCCCAGCTGGCCAGATGGTGGCACGGATCGCCCGAGAGGCGGGCGAGGACCTGAGCCAGGTCTACCTGAGGGAAGTGAGGCTGAAGCTCTCGGTTAAGCTGAGCAAGTGA